The following proteins are encoded in a genomic region of Drosophila willistoni isolate 14030-0811.24 chromosome 3R, UCI_dwil_1.1, whole genome shotgun sequence:
- the LOC6650016 gene encoding uncharacterized protein LOC6650016 isoform X1, which translates to MDPKKLQQLQEAAALAQQQKKLPLAYQTNLIDYRTQSSAVAAAYQQGLYQQSPTATSSSGGPLSPIDMQPQGKHHGLLKHGGHGGGNSSSSHSSPYHQSYSSSGGAGDQIYQSPTERTYLAAAGRLQASNATAGHHPISALQAQYQQLQHAKIQAQIATQSEAAQQQQRTFAMRQAMNPPTNHYQMSQSSSMVSNITLQQQQQQQQQQQQHQHQQQQQRAPPSSLNIQNQYQPAQGPLKLQQQMPKHYQELYAQQLQLQQQQQQQQLQHQQQLQQQQQQQQQLQHRHKADQQTPGSEHGPVYIQQNHPGHVVNQACQTQISAVKPKATPSSEESSSTSNSTKSPSHAPLDRKKSAGSIQALKSPITKRPPTSPVTLSGWLHKQGSDGLKVWRKRWFVLAEYCLYYYKGPEEEKLLGSVLLPSYRVSACLPEDKIYRKFAFKCEHQNMRTYWLAADNAEAMMQWVRALAAASLMQAPSSGESEPSVSSSLNHSGENSDSGIHTLQSQPSKGQPTPSSDNAGGNTTGNGNGAQPLYANAPPKPRRINDGGYSSPSPEHNEQQQQQHSSRHIMSPAQSIYQQQQRSQQQPQQHHAIYDTRTGQITSALQLQQAQQQYNLDHLEAQFQQQQIDMEEQIARLQQQRAVEEIYGERDLYMAKMMQRGNSSGGYPTPQQLLQAERRTPDAYGRSKQQRMFAAAAAAAADYEDIYNMSQLAAAGGAIPMSAQEALLQEAASYRRPLSPPSYDGSKHLPAMPQRYTPNHLETSAADQLINNLDLRARTAAAIVRPHSADFLEYEARAEAAAAAAAAAAAHNNKHENGRAPRPKSSLDINRTPDSFYYSEASYADKMRKSALYLQSGAQPQQAGNYRTAGGDIASGVHTIGYENPYERAYKRQELLAEAQAQGSAASSMPRMSRSASQGIAAGRSASTHGHMPHEVEDLPPLNVHPGSIFPPSMSTQEIISKNEQFLRSASARLPKRNGGLDDDYSASNSATTSPTSGAPVSASASPQHAQDGERKREESMKRLLEWKQRMLQSPLTRKGIQQGGSNMSAMSKLGSNPNILLASTAVASGARYGPQAGKTGLVGNGNGSAAGAASGIQRSRSDSQANVGPGGVAYNNYSSDDEAGPVDDNLYSATAGRSTRNATATTTTTTTTTTPTSTSTQSTATTIATATTIATTKILASNNSNNTNLNLSSPTKFKERPPLKPILKVHEGHRVPIIQVQPKQAHEKPKLKLQLPLVGGQADEKCKDEDKLQEQEQQQQQEEGENVPILPKKTAPKSPQNANYVPVYNNKLVSRSSSSTGNYENMEFGKATAMQQSQGQTKAEEKQDSAAINDADETPMLMQLKLFKEQQQKETLKEMEKEKDQHAEEDLTPTAETKPGLGEVTEQNAEGPMQEPNEVNADNDGDNDNEDDDDDDESTACEEYTDDDIDEALAQADDDDDDEEIESNSKGNANFPSDKELHQIYVNEPITPTDQQFDESHYLPMTPKKVELGQSGTLSLVATHESYNNEQQVEEENHYVEMTKGIMDEDNKSNYEIMCIATVANSMKLMTTKMEPVYMELSGVKATTTTAEEAHCSSGRSTLKKGKKPNHPGGETLKKKSKKRQGKDMPDILKPAKSAFALASDSSDDADDESSKQQLEAKKLRSRSRFSLSDTFRPASYYLGASTPLNNYAESSDSEILPPPPIPDSPPPMEELKTTEEIFSSEHYDTVKRRDSKVNLSYEQLPKMHASNTSLNLHAKHDASSTQLQSSRLSLPDHFAKARGPAQSRPSGISSTMTTPTHMLQQHHARTLSDSNYSGCQTDNSSSRTSSDLDIYQRRGQLRPSPARCPSNNSLPLRYVVGDSSESESVEFRQRSDSELERQRSRRPLSQESISEIESLSEQFEETLSSQELDTYLSHLQGSDLLPYQHSGGQVTPTSHLLNDSNAAAGADILTNLIKPPKTFRNDDGGDGEQHFYGNIHFLSSTDSIQQLGEKSATAAAQAAAASAAYLTPSHSRNNSNISTQSAPYYYSELPALPPLNNQRDIHALGLNIAHIHNPIERLEHQFNMDALVDKDQAIDSKNLYTVKANIEKLSYSSNKNLKAGQVQHKLNNMQIVDAVLPELPESSNGNGSGSGSGNGSGNGNGHSLNQAHSFLTTTTTKNTNLARKLIGGSRLDEHHRNDRDVGEDDNVHDDDDDNDVVVGGVGTESDKREVTREARPSATSINTSQISVLGGELLWEEDTLWRESLRRVSQRHARSLDDLDRITAPAPVHQPITSTPKIKLSREVTYVNDSLKPQRPQAQLDPSAMAISNEHDVYVQLLANSSNLTIDHNEQQIDSDVYEVLREETASNLSHKSNEFDRETIRQWDAMSSGLMKSNPTVEASTSATTPSGSSGPVLPLTSNVRSIIQQLNNQNSNDDVNGNPIVAVAKIQKSRTNNN; encoded by the exons ATGGACCCCAAAAAGCTGCAACAGTTGCAAGAGGCAGCTGCTTTGGCCCAGCAACAGAAAAAGCTGCCGCTGGCCTATCAAACTAATCTCATTGACTATCGCACACAATCGTCGGCAGTGGCCGCAGCCTATCAGCAGGGACTGTATCAGCAATCCCCAACAGCGACTAGTTCAAGTGGTGGTCCCCTCTCGCCGATTGATATGCAACCGCAGGGCAAGCATCATGGTTTACTGAAGCATGGTGGCCATGGCGGCGGCAATTCGAGCAGCTCGCACAGTTCACCATATCATCAATCATATTCGAGCAGTGGCGGAGCTGGCGATCAAATCTATCAGTCGCCAACAGAGCGAACTTATCTGGCGGCAGCTGGACGTCTGCAGGCCAGCAATGCCACAGCCGGACATCATCCGATATCGGCGTTGCAGGCACAGTATCAGCAGTTGCAACATGCTAAAATTCAGGCACAAATTGCCACACAAAGTGAGGCggctcagcagcagcaaaggaCATTTGCCATGCGTCAGGCAATGAATCCGCCAACAAATCATTATCAGATGAGCCAATCATCAAGCATGGTGTCCAACATTACcctccagcagcagcagcaacagcaacagcagcagcagcaacatcaacatcaacaacagcaacagagaGCTCCACCTTCCTCTCTCAATATACAAAATCAATATCAACCAGCCCAGGGCCCATTGAAATTGCAACAGCAGATGCCTAAGCATTATCAAGAGTTATATGCACAGCAACTGCaattgcagcagcaacaacaacaacaacaactgcaacatcaacaacaattgcaacaacaacagcagcagcagcaacagttgcAGCATCGTCACAAGGCAGACCAACAAACGCCTGGAAGCGAACACGGACCCGTCTACATTCAACAGAATCATCCTGGTCATGTGGTTAATCAAGCCTGCCAAACTCAAATATCGGCGGTTAAGCCCAAGGCTACACCCAGCTCGGAGGAATCCTCTTCGACATCCAATTCCACCAAGAGTCCCAGTCATGCGCCACTCGATCGCAAGAAGAGCGCCGGATCCATACAGGCTCTGAAATCGCCCATAACCAAACGGCCACCAACTTCGCCTGTTACCCTGTCCGGTTGGCTGCACAAGCAGGGATCCGATGGCCTAAAGGTGTGGCGCAAACGTTGGTTTGTCCTGGCCGAATACTGTTTGTACTATTACAAGGGTCCCGAGGAGGAGAAATTGTTGGGTTCGGTGCTTTTGCCATCGTATCGGGTGTCCGCCTGTTTGCCTGAGGATAAAATCTATCGCAAGTTCGCCTTCAAGTGCGAACATCAGAATATGAGAACCTATTGGCTGGCAGCAGACAATGCGGAGGCCATGATGCAGTGGGTTAGAGCTCTGGCGGCGGCCAGTCTGATGCAGGCTCCTAGCAGTGGTGAATCAGAGCCAAGTGTGAGTTCATCTCTAAATCATAGTGGAGAGAATTCGGACTCGGGCATACACACATTGCAATCGCAGCCTAGCAAGGGACAGCCAACGCCCTCTTCGGATAATGCAGGTGGCAACACCACCGGCAACGGCAATGGTGCTCAACCACTATATGCAAATGCTCCACCCAAGCCGCGACGCATTAATGATGGTGGTTACTCTTCCCCATCACCCGAACATAacgaacaacagcaacaacaacactctAGTCGGCATATTATGTCGCCGGCACAGTCAATctaccagcaacagcaacgatCTCAAcagcaaccacaacaacatcATGCCATCTACGACACAAGAACAGGTCAGATAACCTCCGCCCTACAACTACAACAGGCACAACAGCAATACAATCTCGACCATTTGGAGGCGCAATTCCAACAGCAACAGATCGATATGGAGGAGCAAATAGCACGGCTGCAGCAACAACGAGCTGTCGAGGAAATCTATGGCGAAAGGGATCTATATATGGCCAAGATGATGCAGCGGGGCAATTCCAGTGGTGGCTATCCCACTCCCCAACAGCTATTGCAGGCCGAGCGACGCACTCCCGATGCCTATGGGCGATCGAAACAGCAGAGGATGtttgccgccgctgctgcagctgctgccgaCTACGAGGATATCTACAATATGTCTCAATTGGCGGCAGCTGGCGGTGCCATACCAATGTCCGCACAAGAGGCATTGCTCCAAGAGGCGGCCAGCTATCGTCGGCCACTCAGTCCGCCCAGCTATGATGGCAGTAAACATTTGCCGGCCATGCCTCAGCGCTATACGCCCAATCACTTGGAG ACCTCGGCTGCCGATCAACTAATCAATAATTTGGATTTGCGTGCTCGTACAGCGGCGGCCATTGTGCGTCCGCACTCTGCCGACTTTCTGGAGTATGAGGCTCGGGCCGAGGCCGCAGcagctgcggctgctgctgcagcggcTCACAATAATAAACATGAGAATGGACGTGCTCCGCGACCAAAGTCCAGTTTGGATATCAATCGGACGCCGGATAGCTTTTACTATTCGGAGGCCAGCTATGCGGACAAGATGCGCAAGAGTGCACTCTATCTGCAGAGTGGAGCTCAGCCGCAGCAGGCGGGCAATTACCGCACAGCCGGCGGGGATATTGCCAGCGGTGTTCACACCATTGGCTATGAAAATCCCTATGAGAGGGCCTACAAACGGCAGGAGCTACTGGCCGAGGCACAGGCTCAGGGCAGTGCGGCCAGCAGCATGCCGCGTATGAGTCGTTCGGCTAGTCAGGGAATCGCTGCTGGTCGTTCGGCCTCCACGCACGGACATATGCCGCATGAGGTAGAGGATTTGCCACCCCTAAATGTGCATCCGGGCTCCATTTTCCCGCCCTCGATGTCCACTCAGGAGATTATCAGTAAGAATGAGCAGTTTTTGCGATCGGCCAGTGCCCGCTTGCCGAAACGCAATGGCGGCCTAGATGATGACTATTCGGCCTCCAATTCGGCCACAACCTCGCCTACATCAGGAGCTCCAGTCTCGGCATCGGCATCGCCACAACATGCCCAGGATGGTGAACGCAAACGGGAGGAGTCCATGAAGCGTTTACTCGAATGGAAGCAGCGCATGTTGCAGAGTCCATTGACTCGCAAGGGCATCCAACAAGGCGGCAGCAATATGTCGGCCATGTCCAAGCTGGGCAGTAATCCCAACATACTCCTAGCATCCACAGCTGTGGCCAGTGGGGCGCGTTATGGCCCCCAAGCGGGTAAAACTGGTTTGGTCGGCAATGGAAACGGCTCAGCCGCTGGGGCAGCCAGCGGCATACAGAGATCTCGATCGGATAGCCAGGCGAATGTTGGACCCGGTGGAGTTGCATATAATAACTACTCCTCGGATGATGAGG CTGGGCCTGTGGATGATAACTTGTATAGTGCGACGGCAGGAAGGTCAACAAgaaatgcaacagcaacaacaacaacaaccacaacaactaCTACTCCTACTAGTACTAGTACACAGAGcactgcaacaacaattgcaacagcaacaacaatagcaacaacaaaaatattagcAAGCAACAATAgcaataatacaaatttaaatttaagttcaCCCACAAAATTTAAAGAGAGACCTCCATTGAAACCCATATTGAAAGTGCATGAGGGTCACAGAGTGCCTATCATTCAGGTGCAACCGAAACAGGCTCATGAGAAACCTAAACTGAAACTGCAATTGCCATTAGTTGGTGGACAGGCGGATGAGAAATGTAAAGATGAAGACAAAttgcaggagcaggagcagcagcagcagcaggaggaggGAGAGAATGTTCCCATTTTGCCAAAGAAAACAGCACCCAAATCTCCACAGAATGCCAATTATGTGCCCGTATACAACAATAAGCTGGTCAGCAGAAGCTCCAGTAGTACGGGTAACTATGAGAACATGGAATTTGGCAAAGCAACTGCGATGCAGCAGTCACAGGGGCAAACAAAGGCGGAGGAGAAACAGGATAGCGCTGCGATTAATGATGCCGATGAGACGCCCATGCTGATGCAGCTAAAGCTTTTCAAAGAGCAGCAACAAAAGGAGACGTTGAAAGAGATGGAAAAGGAGAAGGACCAACATGCGGAAGAGGATTTAACGCCAACGGCTGAAACCAAACCTGGTCTAGGAGAAGTTACAGAGCAAAATGCAGAAGGGCCAATGCAAGAACCGAATGAAGTGAATGCTGATAATGACGGGGATAATGataatgaagatgatgatgatgatgatgaaagcACAGCTTGCGAAGAATACACAGATGATGATATCGATGAAGCTTTAGCTCaggctgatgatgatgatgacgatgaagaGATTGAATCTAATAGCAAGGGAAATGCCAATTTTCCAAGTGACAAGGAATTGCATCAAATCTATGTAAACGAACCCATTACACCCACCGATCAGCAATTCGATGAGAGTCATTATCTGCCCATGACACCCAAAAAAGTGGAATTAGGTCAATCGGGAACTTTAAGTTTAGTTGCCACCCATGAGAGTTATAACAATGAGCAGCAGGTGGAAGAGGAAAATCATTATGTAGAAATGACCAAGGGTATTATGGATGAGGATAATAAAAGTAATTATGAGATCATGTGCATTGCCACAGTGGCTAATAGCATGAAACTGATGACTACCAAAATGGAACCCGTCTATATGGAATTGTCTGGCGtgaaggcaacaacaacaacagccgaAGAAGCCCACTGTTCCTCGGGTAGATCAACCCTGAAAAAGGGCAAGAAACCCAATCATCCTGGTGGTGAGACTCTAAAGAAAAAGTCCAAGAAGAGGCAGGGAAAGGATATGCCTGATATACTTAAGCCAGCCAAAAGTGCCTTCGCCTTGGCCAGCGATAGTTCCGATGATGCTGACGATGAAAGCAGTAAACAGCAATTGGAGGCCAAGAAATTAAGATCTCGTTCACGTTTCAGTTTATCAGACACTTTCAGACCAGCTTCTTATTACCTGGGAGCATCGACCCCATTGAATAATTATGCTGAGAGTTCGGATAGTGAGATTTTGCCACCGCCACCGATTCCCGATTCACCGCCACCCATGGAGGAGCTAAAGACCACCGAGGAGATATTCTCGTCAGAGCATTATGATACAGTGAAGCGACGTGATAGCAAGGTTAATTTGTCCTACGAACAGCTGCCCAAGATGCATGCGAGCAACACATCCTTAAATTTGCATGCCAAACACGATGCCAGCTCTACCCAATTGCAAAGCAGCCGTCTGTCCCTGCCGGATCATTTTGCCAAGGCTCGTGGCCCAGCCCAGTCTAGACCATCGGGGATAAGTTCGACAATgaccacacccacacatatgCTACAACAACATCACGCACGCACCCTTTCCGACTCGAATTACAGTGGCTGCCAGACGGATAATAGTTCATCGCGTACGTCATCGGATTTGGATATCTATCAGAGGCGTGGACAGTTGCGTCCATCACCGGCGCGTTGTCCCAGCAATAATTCGTTGCCTTTGCGCTATGTCGTCGGCGATAGCAGTGAGAGCGAATCTGTGGAATTTCGTCAGCGTTCCGATTCGGAGCTGGAACGCCAACGTTCTAGACGTCCTCTCTCCCAGGAATCGATTAGTGAAATTGAATCGTTGAGTGAGCAATTCGAAGAGACTCTAAGCAGTCAGGAATTGGACACATATCTGAGTCATTTACAGGGCAGTGATCTGTTGCCCTATCAGCATTCAGGTGGACAGGTGACACCGACTAGCCATCTTCTGAACGATTCCAATGCCGCAGCTGGTGCGGATATACtaacaaatttgataaagCCACCGAAAACATTTCGCAATGATGATGGCGGCGATGGAGAACAGCATTTCTATGGGAATATACACTTTCTGTCGTCCACTGATTCCATTCAGCAATTGGGTGAGAAATCGGCTACAGCTGCAGcgcaagcagcagcagcatccgCCGCTTATCTCACACCATCGCATAGTCGAAACAATAGTAATATATCCACGCAGTCTGCCCCGTATTATTATTCTGAATTGCCAGCACTTCCGCCACTCAATAACCAGAGGGATATTCATGCTCTGGGCCTTAATATTGCCCACATACACAATCCCATCGAACGGCTGGAGCATCAGTTCAATATGGATGCATTGGTGGACAAGGATCAGGCCATTGATAGCAAGAATCTGTATACGGTCAAGGCCAACATTGAAAAACTTAGCTATAGtagcaataaaaatttaaaagcgGGTCAAGTGCAACATAAATTGAACAATATGCAGATTGTCGATGCCGTATTGCCAGAGTTGCCAGAGAGCAGCAACGGAAACGGAAGCGGCAGCGGCAGTGGCAACGGCAGTGGCAACGGAAATGGGCATTCACTAAACCAAGCACATTCATTTCTcacaactactactactaaaAACACAAATCTCGCCCGTAAACTGATTGGTGGTAGTCGTTTGGATGAACATCATCGTAATGATAGAGATGTTGGTGAAGATGATAATgttcatgatgatgatgatgataacgatgttgttgttggtggtgttgGGACTGAAAGTGATAAGAGAGAGGTGACAAGAGAGGCTAGACCGAGTGCCACAAGCATTAATACCAGTCAAATTTCAGTTCTAGGTGGCGAACTGCTCTGGGAGGAGGACACACTATGGCGCGAGAGTTTACGTCGTGTCTCACAGCGTCATGCTCGCTCCCTCGATGATCTCGATCGTATCACAGCCCCGGCCCCAGTACACCAACCAATCACCAGTACACCGAAAATCAAACTCAGTCGTGAGGTGACCTATGTTAATGACAGCCTCAAGCCACAGCGTCCACAGGCGCAATTAGATCCATCGGCCATGGCCATTAGCAATGAGCATGATGTTTATGTACAATTACTTGCCAATAGTTCGAATCTAACAATTGATCACAATGAACAACAAATCGATTCCGATGTCTATGAGGTGTTGCGCGAAGAGACTGCATCGAATTTGTCACACAAATCGAATGAATTCGATCGTGAGACCATACGACAATGGGATGCCATGTCAAGTGGCCTAATGAAGTCAAATCCCACTGTAGAAGCATCCACATCGGCGACTACTCCCAGTGGTTCAAGTGGTCCAGTGTTGCCCTTGACGAGCAATGTGCGTTCCATCATTCAGCaattaaataatcaaaatagtAATGATGATGTCAATGGTAATCCCATTGTGGCTGTTGCGAAAATACAAAAGTCCCGGACAAACAACAACTGA